A genomic window from Artemia franciscana chromosome 14, ASM3288406v1, whole genome shotgun sequence includes:
- the LOC136035867 gene encoding 97 kDa heat shock protein-like — MVKYWERVSSIEDNRLVKQAFLMMLQDKRKDSWPNQVKNILDRVGLGNCWNEGKGIGEMVGTVSRLVASRLESQEVQVWQAEKATSPSLGIFAEVKENWGEEIYLKMGLAPDDLKWAQLIAGDRQERERQDSKNSLEEYIYDARNRASDETDLEPYLKPNDRQRLLSKLEEMENWLYEDGEDCQKSVYVQKIEDLRKLGDPPKDRKREYELRPKVIEELCAGLQKARKFVDSFASGDDKYSHIDAAEVQKLEKALQEKQIWLDQKMGAVTRLAKTDDIPAELRSSVFTAETQACNKRNLASIQKFKILYQCMHIPTRPVGGSSFFPICLVHPPPLNTVKENKKMMNRN, encoded by the exons ATGGTTAAATATTGGGAAAGGGTATCATCGATTGAAGATAATAGGTTAGttaaacaagcatttttaatgatgcttcaagataagaggaaggattcgtggccaaatcaggtgaagaatatattagaccGTGTAGGGCTAGGTAATTGCTGGAATGAGGGAAAGGGGATAGGAGAGATGGTAGGGACTGTATCTAGGTTAGTTGCTAGTAGGCTAGAATCTCAGGAAGTTCAGGTTTGGCAAGCTGAGAAAGCCACCTCGCCGTCCCTTGGGATATTTGCGGAGGTCAAGGAGAACTGGGGCGaagaaatttatctaaaaatgggattggctccggatgatttgaaatgg gctcAGTTGATAGCTGGTGACCGTCAAGAACGTGAACGCCAGGactctaaaaattctttagagGAATACATCTACGATGCGAGGAACAGAGCCTCAGACGAGACAGACCTGGAACCGTACCTTAAGCCAAACGATAGACAAAGGCTCTTGTCCAAGCTTGAAGAGATGGAGAATTGGCTGTATGAAGATGGAGAGGATTGCCAGAAGTCTGTTTATGTCCAAAAAATTGAGGATCTACGT AAACTTGGAGACCCTCCCAAAGATCGGAAACGTGAATATGAGTTGCGTCCAAAGGTAATTGAAGAATTATGTGCTGGCCTACAAAAGGCACGGAAATTTGTCGACAGTTTTGCCAGTGGCGATGACAAATATAGCCATATAGATGCGGCTGAAGTGCAGAAACTTGAAAAAGCCCTCCAAGAAAAACAGATTTGGCTGGATCAGAAAATGGGTGCTGTCACTAGATTAGCCAAAACCGATGATATTCCCGCCGAACTTAGGAGTAGCGTCTTTACAGCTGAAACACAGGCATGTAACAAACGTAACTTGGCATCCATCCAAAAGTTTAAGATATTGTACCAGTGTATGCACATACCTACACGTCCGGTGGGTGGAAGTTCCTTCTTCCCCATATGCTTagtccaccccccccccctcaatacggtcaaagaaaacaaaaaaatgatgaaccggaattaa